Proteins encoded together in one Bradyrhizobium sp. PSBB068 window:
- a CDS encoding RNA polymerase subunit sigma gives MTADEPELKAQMLASRCGDAIAYHALLANLAPRLRSYYERELIRLGHSTDQVEDLVQETLLAIHQKRQTYDCRALFTPWLQAIARYRLISFLRSRGAQAIETSIDNGERPAANHDCLRIEAKVSIKVHRSLKILAPLIGRGRRG, from the coding sequence ATGACGGCTGACGAACCCGAACTGAAGGCGCAGATGCTGGCAAGCCGGTGTGGTGACGCGATCGCCTACCATGCGCTTCTTGCGAACCTCGCACCACGGCTGCGCAGCTACTACGAGCGCGAGCTGATCAGACTTGGACACAGCACGGACCAAGTGGAGGATCTTGTCCAAGAGACGTTGCTGGCGATTCATCAGAAGCGTCAGACCTACGATTGCAGAGCGCTGTTCACGCCATGGCTGCAAGCGATTGCTCGCTACAGGTTGATTAGCTTCCTTCGCAGCAGAGGCGCGCAGGCGATCGAAACCTCAATCGACAATGGCGAACGTCCGGCGGCGAATCACGATTGCCTGCGGATCGAAGCGAAAGTAAGCATCAAGGTCCATCGCAGCCTGAAGATCCTAGCTCCCTTGATCGGAAGGGGCCGCCGAGGTTGA